A genomic segment from Pyramidobacter piscolens W5455 encodes:
- a CDS encoding pyridoxal-phosphate dependent enzyme, with the protein MKKALLRCKTCGAEYGAERAPFRCACGEPLDLAWDGFGIDANERCQSRRYAAFYPFEAGEWRSLGEGGTPLVKLEALAKELGLAEVAVKNESANPTWSFKDRGTASCIAHARALGYAKVGTVSSGNMAASVAAYAAAAGMEAFILVKGNVADEKLAPIAIYGPHLLRVAGPYEELYRESLRLGAERGIYFMNSDVPFRVAGSRTIAYEIAEDRGFRVPDWVIVPVSAGGNLRGIVNGFEDLRRAGLTDRLPRFICAQTASVAPVASAFAAGSARISRFPDNETIAH; encoded by the coding sequence ATGAAAAAAGCTCTTCTGCGGTGCAAAACCTGCGGCGCCGAGTACGGCGCGGAGCGGGCGCCGTTTCGCTGCGCCTGCGGCGAACCGCTCGATCTGGCGTGGGACGGTTTCGGCATCGACGCGAACGAAAGATGCCAGTCGCGCCGCTACGCGGCGTTCTATCCGTTCGAGGCGGGCGAGTGGCGCTCGCTGGGCGAGGGCGGCACGCCGCTCGTGAAGCTCGAGGCGCTGGCCAAAGAGCTCGGCCTGGCCGAGGTGGCGGTCAAAAACGAGAGCGCCAACCCCACGTGGTCGTTCAAGGACCGCGGCACGGCCTCGTGCATCGCTCACGCGCGGGCGCTCGGCTATGCGAAAGTCGGCACGGTCTCTTCGGGCAACATGGCGGCTTCGGTGGCGGCGTACGCCGCGGCGGCGGGCATGGAAGCCTTTATCCTCGTCAAGGGCAACGTCGCCGACGAGAAGCTGGCGCCGATCGCCATCTACGGCCCGCATCTGCTGCGCGTCGCCGGCCCGTACGAAGAATTGTACCGCGAAAGCCTGCGCCTCGGCGCCGAGCGCGGCATCTACTTCATGAACTCCGACGTGCCGTTCCGCGTCGCCGGCTCGCGCACGATCGCCTACGAGATCGCCGAGGATCGCGGCTTCCGCGTCCCCGACTGGGTGATCGTGCCGGTGAGCGCGGGCGGCAACCTGCGCGGCATCGTCAACGGCTTCGAGGATCTGCGGCGCGCGGGGCTGACCGACCGCCTGCCGCGGTTCATCTGCGCGCAGACGGCCAGCGTCGCGCCCGTCGCTTCGGCTTTCGCCGCCGGATCGGCGCGGATCAGCCGCTTTCCCGACAACGAGACGATCGCCCAC